The following coding sequences lie in one Treponema socranskii subsp. buccale genomic window:
- the vapC gene encoding type II toxin-antitoxin system VapC family toxin: protein MRFVLIDTSVWPLALRRKQHSDYDVRLIEHLAFLIRNKYAVMIGPIRQEILSGIPDKNTFTKLKKALEAFSDFEITTADYEKAAEYYNICRSKGIQGSHTDYLICSVAHNNDFSILTADKDFINYKKHIGIELADMPDSVD, encoded by the coding sequence ATGAGATTCGTATTAATCGATACGTCCGTATGGCCGCTCGCTCTTAGAAGAAAACAACATAGCGATTACGACGTAAGGTTGATCGAACACCTTGCCTTTTTAATTCGCAACAAATATGCAGTAATGATCGGCCCCATACGGCAAGAAATTTTAAGCGGCATACCGGATAAAAATACATTCACCAAATTGAAAAAAGCATTGGAAGCTTTTTCGGATTTCGAGATCACTACGGCCGATTATGAAAAAGCTGCAGAATATTATAATATATGCAGAAGTAAAGGCATACAAGGTTCGCATACAGATTACTTAATATGCAGCGTAGCACATAATAATGATTTTTCAATATTAACAGCGGACAAGGATTTTATTAATTATAAAAAACACATCGGCATCGAATTGGCGGATATGCCGGACTCGGTCGATTAA
- a CDS encoding IMP cyclohydrolase, whose product MKPLSLSETLKQNEYPGRGIVLGKSEDGSAAVAAYFIMGRSENSRNRIFVSDGEGIRTEAFDASKMKDPALIIYAPVRVLGKNTIVTNGDQTDTLYEGLSKGLTFEQALRSRTFEPDEPNYTPRISGLLHIENGSYDYTLSILKSDNGNPESACRFTFAYDNPQDGVGRFIHTYRGNGNPLPSFEGEPVPVVIRGDIDVFTNRIWESLNADNKVSLFTRFIKIETGECETRIVNKNA is encoded by the coding sequence ATGAAACCGCTTTCTCTTTCCGAAACGTTAAAACAAAACGAATATCCCGGCCGCGGCATCGTACTCGGAAAATCCGAAGACGGATCCGCCGCAGTTGCCGCGTATTTTATTATGGGCAGAAGCGAAAACAGCAGGAATCGTATTTTCGTTTCCGACGGTGAAGGGATCCGTACCGAAGCTTTCGACGCTTCTAAAATGAAAGATCCTGCTTTAATAATTTACGCTCCGGTGCGCGTGCTCGGGAAAAATACGATCGTCACGAACGGAGATCAAACCGATACGCTGTACGAAGGCTTATCGAAGGGGCTGACATTCGAACAGGCGCTCCGCTCCCGCACATTCGAACCGGACGAGCCGAACTACACGCCGCGCATTTCCGGCCTGTTGCACATCGAAAACGGATCGTACGACTACACGCTTTCGATTCTCAAAAGCGACAACGGAAATCCTGAAAGCGCGTGCCGCTTTACCTTTGCATACGACAATCCGCAGGACGGCGTCGGACGCTTTATACACACGTACCGCGGAAACGGAAATCCGCTTCCGAGCTTTGAAGGAGAACCGGTACCCGTCGTCATCCGCGGCGATATCGATGTCTTTACGAATCGAATATGGGAAAGCCTCAATGCGGACAATAAAGTGTCGCTCTTTACGCGTTTTATAAAAATAGAAACCGGCGAATGCGAAACGCGCATCGTCAATAAAAACGCTTAA
- a CDS encoding ATP-dependent 6-phosphofructokinase, whose product MTDEKYNFTIETLGPCKIPSPIQLSNVVGDFRANYVKDDSFVRYRVNVFDGGEEDDQTAANLMQKAGPRQYIYFDPNHVKAGICTCGGLCPGLNDVIRAIVRSLYNRYGVRRILGFQYGFKGFFPDQGFEALELTPDNVDEIHKIGGSFLGTSRGGGDRVSDVVDCIEKLGISMMFIIGGDGTQRGALDIANEIERRGLKVAVIGIPKTVDNDLLFIDRSFGFETAVQQAKEAVASIHMEAHSQINGIGLVKLMGRESGFIAAETALACHEANFCLIPEVPFDMDGPNGFLSYLEQRLKERHHAVVIVAEGAGQELLTKTNETDASGNIKLADIGVYLRDEITKYFKNKHFHINLKYIDPGYQIRAAVTTANDSIYCERLGNNAVHAAMAGKTKMVVGLVHDKFVHIPISEVTRHRNVVDTEGALWRDALEATDQPILMVNNMESARERTAKAACNGRKKPSEK is encoded by the coding sequence ATTTTACGATTGAAACGCTCGGACCGTGTAAAATCCCTTCTCCGATCCAGCTTTCCAATGTCGTCGGTGATTTCCGTGCAAACTATGTCAAAGACGATTCGTTCGTACGGTACCGCGTAAACGTATTCGACGGCGGCGAAGAAGACGATCAGACGGCGGCGAACCTCATGCAAAAAGCGGGTCCTCGTCAATATATCTATTTCGATCCGAATCACGTAAAGGCGGGCATCTGCACGTGCGGCGGACTTTGCCCCGGTCTCAACGATGTCATACGTGCGATCGTGCGCAGTTTATACAACCGATACGGTGTGCGCCGCATTCTCGGATTTCAATACGGCTTTAAAGGATTTTTTCCCGATCAAGGTTTTGAAGCGCTCGAACTGACACCCGACAATGTCGATGAAATTCATAAAATCGGCGGTTCGTTTCTCGGTACGAGCAGAGGCGGCGGCGACCGCGTTTCGGACGTTGTCGACTGCATCGAAAAGCTCGGCATCAGCATGATGTTTATCATCGGCGGCGACGGAACGCAGCGCGGCGCGCTCGATATCGCAAACGAAATAGAGCGGCGCGGCTTGAAAGTTGCCGTCATCGGTATTCCGAAAACGGTCGATAACGATCTTTTGTTCATCGACCGGTCGTTCGGTTTTGAAACGGCGGTGCAGCAGGCGAAGGAAGCCGTCGCGTCGATTCACATGGAAGCGCATTCGCAGATCAACGGCATCGGCTTGGTAAAACTCATGGGGCGTGAATCGGGATTTATCGCTGCCGAAACGGCGCTCGCGTGCCATGAAGCCAATTTCTGTCTCATCCCCGAAGTGCCCTTCGATATGGACGGACCGAACGGATTTCTTTCGTACCTCGAACAGCGCTTAAAAGAGCGTCATCACGCCGTCGTCATCGTTGCCGAAGGCGCGGGACAGGAACTGCTCACGAAGACGAACGAAACGGACGCTTCGGGCAATATCAAACTTGCGGATATCGGAGTATATCTTCGCGACGAAATTACGAAGTATTTTAAAAACAAGCATTTTCATATCAATTTAAAATACATCGATCCGGGCTATCAAATCCGAGCGGCCGTTACGACGGCGAACGATTCCATCTACTGCGAGCGTCTCGGCAATAACGCCGTACACGCGGCGATGGCCGGCAAAACAAAGATGGTCGTCGGACTCGTACACGACAAGTTCGTTCACATTCCCATAAGTGAAGTGACGCGCCATCGCAACGTCGTCGACACCGAAGGCGCTCTGTGGCGCGATGCACTCGAAGCGACCGACCAGCCGATCCTCATGGTAAACAATATGGAATCCGCACGAGAGCGTACGGCAAAGGCGGCATGCAACGGCAGAAAAAAACCGAGCGAAAAATAA
- a CDS encoding type II toxin-antitoxin system VapB family antitoxin: MAGSLAINERLLDEAYKIGGYGTKKETINTALKEFIQRRKSEDLIKLFGQIEYDPKYDYKKMRLR, encoded by the coding sequence ATGGCGGGCTCTCTTGCGATAAATGAAAGGCTTCTCGATGAAGCATACAAGATCGGCGGGTACGGAACAAAAAAAGAAACGATCAATACCGCTCTCAAAGAATTTATACAACGGAGAAAATCCGAAGACCTTATTAAACTGTTCGGACAAATCGAATATGATCCGAAGTATGATTATAAAAAGATGAGACTAAGATGA
- a CDS encoding DUF2804 family protein: MYSRKVSEAPESIIAEGKVRFGTFSSVPQKLDIKGLKAPFGGIPIPTFLTNFRIKSRLAYMFSIGDYIGMIEFFDDKMFGLAEVIFWYRSTGKKFIYHTFMPPRFRFVPIRLDKAACINHKKSRYIRISWNRKRDRISVAFSVKGDTVRPAATGTFVSHFSDPLHAELVVVSPAPTTRRCSASWLSAMSIQGSLNILPGKKTPAVPMSETSGLAFMVMNRTYYRYHSKSKMMCGLGDYEGRKLLFRFVMTNMDAEEANDCNENLVVFDGKATPLPEVTITHPFGSAKTWVVQDTESMVDLTFTPVSINKLVLSILVMRTDSSTIFGTFDGVLLTGTGEKLFLKNFPGIVKKNRLRI; encoded by the coding sequence TTGTATTCAAGGAAAGTAAGCGAAGCTCCCGAATCGATTATCGCCGAAGGTAAAGTACGGTTCGGTACGTTTTCAAGTGTGCCGCAAAAACTCGATATCAAAGGACTCAAAGCTCCGTTCGGCGGAATTCCGATCCCGACATTTTTAACAAATTTCCGAATTAAAAGCCGCCTCGCATATATGTTTTCGATCGGCGATTATATCGGCATGATCGAATTCTTCGACGATAAAATGTTCGGCCTCGCGGAAGTCATTTTTTGGTATCGTTCCACCGGCAAAAAATTCATCTATCATACGTTTATGCCGCCGCGTTTTCGTTTCGTCCCGATACGGCTCGACAAAGCCGCCTGTATCAATCACAAAAAATCGCGCTATATCCGCATTTCATGGAACCGAAAGCGTGACCGTATTTCGGTTGCGTTCAGCGTAAAAGGCGATACGGTACGCCCGGCGGCAACCGGCACATTCGTTTCGCATTTCAGCGATCCGCTGCATGCCGAACTCGTCGTCGTCTCTCCCGCACCGACAACGAGGCGCTGTTCCGCTTCATGGCTTTCGGCGATGAGCATACAAGGCTCCCTCAATATCCTTCCCGGAAAAAAGACGCCTGCCGTTCCGATGAGCGAAACTTCGGGACTTGCTTTTATGGTGATGAACCGAACGTATTACCGTTATCATTCGAAAAGCAAAATGATGTGCGGACTCGGCGACTACGAAGGAAGGAAACTGCTGTTCCGTTTCGTCATGACAAATATGGATGCCGAAGAAGCGAACGACTGCAATGAAAATCTCGTCGTATTCGACGGGAAAGCGACGCCGCTTCCCGAAGTGACGATTACGCATCCGTTCGGAAGCGCCAAAACGTGGGTCGTACAGGATACGGAATCCATGGTCGATCTCACCTTTACACCCGTTTCAATCAACAAGCTGGTCTTGAGTATTCTCGTCATGCGTACCGATTCTTCCACGATTTTCGGAACCTTCGACGGCGTTCTGCTTACCGGCACGGGCGAAAAACTCTTTCTCAAAAATTTCCCCGGCATTGTAAAAAAAAACAGGCTGCGTATTTAA
- a CDS encoding MBL fold metallo-hydrolase RNA specificity domain-containing protein, with the protein MGIKLYSLGAAEEVTGSKHIFEIDGRTFMVDCGAFQGKRKTADEKNRNFSIAADKVEAVILTHGHLDHCGQLPVLVRKGFTGNIYATPATRDIANIVMMDSARIQAKDAEFLKKKADRRGEKFTWRPLFSERDCIATTDQIVSLSYNRKMYIAPDVELEFFDAGHILGSAFASVTIKGLHGKISAPHPGHAGENETRILYTGDLGRRNQPIIRDPETKVPAPDYIYIESTYGNRKHAEKEFAMHELERVVNEAVRRSGKIIIPSFAIERAQELVFYLHLLVDAKKIPDIPIYVDSPMATNATSVFKVHPECYDEETNEAFLKHHKNPFGFSSLNFTASVDESKALNKKNGPMIIISADGMCEAGRVLHHLANNIGDERNIILAVGYMAENTLGRRILDGDKEVKIMNDFYTVRATVEQIDAFSAHADYTEITAWLDAVDTSRLKQIFMVHGEKDAQAFFKAYLAEHGYPNVTIVKYGESYEIE; encoded by the coding sequence ATGGGGATCAAGCTGTATTCGCTCGGAGCGGCCGAAGAAGTAACCGGTTCGAAACACATATTTGAAATCGACGGGCGTACGTTTATGGTCGATTGCGGTGCGTTTCAAGGAAAACGGAAAACGGCCGACGAAAAAAACCGCAATTTTTCGATTGCTGCGGATAAGGTCGAAGCGGTGATTTTGACGCACGGACACCTCGACCACTGCGGACAGCTTCCCGTACTCGTGCGAAAGGGATTTACCGGCAACATCTATGCGACGCCGGCAACTCGAGACATAGCGAATATCGTCATGATGGACAGCGCGCGCATTCAGGCGAAAGACGCCGAATTTTTGAAAAAGAAAGCGGACAGGCGCGGCGAAAAATTCACGTGGCGGCCGCTGTTTTCGGAACGCGACTGTATCGCGACGACAGATCAAATCGTTTCTCTTTCATACAATCGAAAAATGTACATTGCGCCAGACGTCGAGCTCGAATTTTTCGACGCGGGGCACATACTCGGTTCGGCGTTTGCAAGCGTTACGATAAAAGGCCTGCACGGAAAAATCAGCGCGCCGCATCCGGGACACGCGGGCGAAAATGAAACGCGCATTTTGTATACCGGCGATTTGGGGCGTCGCAACCAGCCGATCATCCGCGATCCCGAAACGAAGGTGCCGGCGCCCGACTACATCTACATCGAAAGTACGTACGGCAACCGCAAGCACGCCGAAAAAGAATTCGCTATGCACGAACTCGAACGCGTCGTCAATGAAGCGGTTCGCCGCAGCGGAAAAATCATCATCCCCTCGTTTGCGATCGAACGCGCGCAGGAATTGGTGTTTTATCTGCATTTGCTCGTCGATGCGAAAAAGATTCCTGACATTCCGATCTACGTCGATTCTCCGATGGCGACGAACGCGACGAGCGTGTTCAAAGTGCATCCCGAATGCTACGACGAAGAAACGAACGAAGCGTTTTTAAAACATCACAAAAATCCCTTCGGCTTCAGTTCGCTCAACTTTACGGCGAGCGTCGACGAATCCAAAGCGCTCAACAAAAAAAACGGCCCCATGATCATCATCAGCGCGGACGGTATGTGCGAAGCCGGACGCGTACTCCATCACCTCGCAAACAATATCGGCGACGAACGCAATATTATTCTCGCGGTCGGCTATATGGCGGAAAACACGCTCGGACGCAGAATCCTCGACGGCGATAAAGAAGTGAAGATAATGAACGATTTTTATACGGTGCGCGCGACGGTCGAACAGATAGACGCGTTCAGCGCTCACGCCGATTATACGGAAATTACGGCATGGCTCGATGCTGTCGACACGAGCCGCCTCAAACAGATCTTTATGGTACACGGCGAAAAAGACGCTCAGGCCTTTTTCAAAGCTTACCTCGCCGAACACGGCTACCCGAACGTGACGATCGTAAAATACGGCGAAAGCTACGAAATCGAATAG